In a single window of the Thermotoga sp. KOL6 genome:
- a CDS encoding DNA polymerase III subunit delta' has protein sequence MKDLIVNYAKGQLELLKRIIERSKGVSLLVDGEDLSYQKEISRALPEYVEKFPGKASDIMEIDPKGENIGIDEIRSIKDFLNYSPELYLRKYVIVHDCDKMTQQAANAFLKTLEEPPEYAVIILNTKRWHYLLPTIRSRVFRVSVRVPRNFLDSLKEKLGEIWEEVSFLERDFQIALEAYKLEKSGVLKLLENTRHLETDKLLKKILLEGLEGYVACLELLRRFVEVETKTFFEIFDKLTNAVTGKDMFLLIQKLVRIVLYRNDWEDSSAQRDISFLDSILRTRVANLNSRITLMNILIIHRERKRGVNSWS, from the coding sequence ATGAAAGATTTGATAGTAAACTATGCGAAAGGTCAATTGGAACTTTTGAAAAGAATCATTGAACGTTCTAAAGGTGTATCTCTGCTCGTGGATGGAGAGGATCTCTCTTATCAAAAGGAGATCTCTCGAGCGTTGCCAGAATATGTGGAAAAATTTCCAGGCAAAGCATCGGATATCATGGAAATAGATCCGAAAGGAGAAAACATTGGAATTGACGAGATTCGTTCGATAAAGGATTTCTTGAACTACAGTCCGGAGCTTTACCTTAGAAAGTATGTAATAGTACACGATTGCGACAAGATGACACAACAAGCCGCTAACGCTTTTTTAAAAACTTTAGAAGAGCCACCAGAGTATGCTGTGATAATTTTGAACACAAAGCGTTGGCATTATCTTCTTCCTACGATCAGAAGCAGAGTTTTCAGGGTTAGTGTAAGAGTACCTAGGAACTTTTTGGATTCTTTAAAGGAAAAACTTGGAGAAATTTGGGAAGAAGTTTCCTTCTTGGAAAGAGATTTTCAGATTGCTTTGGAGGCTTATAAACTTGAGAAAAGTGGTGTCTTGAAGCTCTTAGAGAATACAAGGCACTTGGAGACAGACAAATTACTGAAGAAAATCTTGTTAGAGGGACTAGAAGGTTACGTAGCATGTTTGGAACTCCTCAGGAGATTCGTGGAGGTTGAAACGAAGACTTTCTTTGAAATTTTCGATAAACTTACCAATGCTGTCACAGGGAAGGACATGTTTCTTTTGATACAGAAATTGGTACGTATCGTGCTCTACAGAAACGATTGGGAAGACTCATCCGCTCAGAGAGACATATCGTTTTTAGATTCCATCTTGAGAACAAGAGTAGCGAACTTGAACTCTAGAATAACTCTCATGAACATTCTGATAATTCATAGAGAACGAAAGAGAGGTGTTA